ctatgctgttaaaggtgaaaaactaaccaaatatttagagatagtcaaagaattggcactctcttttgtttctttcagcttgacacaggtaccaagggaggagaacacaggggctgatgcattggccaacctaggatcatccttgaagattccagaagatataagtatccctatcatccatatcctggctcctgctattgaaaatcaggtggccatggaaatagaagaggatactgcaatgatccctagtgaagaaacccaatcttattcaggatcatggatctcaccaatcatgagatacttgcaacatggggagattccgacgggagaaaatcctagagctttcaggattaaggtatctcaatttacaactttgaataatgtattatataagcgatctcttgcaggaccatatttgagatgtatcgaggatcctgaaatcgaggaagtgttgaaagatttccatgaaggagattgcggaaaccacactgggggcagggcattattctcaaggatccttagaacaggatactactggccaaccatgaaaagggatgctgtagagtatgctaagaaatgtgatccttgccaaaggcatagcaatatcctccatcagccagctgaatttttacacccaataccatcctcttggccattcatgagatggggaatggatatagttggcaagctccctaaagcacctggtggaaaagtatttatgcttgccatgactgactatttttccaagtggatagaagctgaagccttcgctcaagtcagagaaaaggaagtcatatccttcattaaaagaaacattataactagatttggcattccctctgaaattgtatgtgataatggctcccaattcattggaagcagaaccactaacttttgtaacagttggggaatcaagatgataacatcaacaccagttcatccacaagccaatggtcaagcagaatcatccaacaagatcatcatcaacaatctgaagaagaagctaggatccaagaaaggaaaatgggcagaggagttaccttatgtgctatgggctgataggacaactcccaagaatgccactggtcaaacacctttttctttagtatttggggcagaagcagtgatcccaactgctagaacaattgctcgtgatcctgaagaaaatgctgcaatcctagctcaggatttggatactattgaggaaatcagggatctagctagaataaggatggcaagctaccaacaaagaatggctggtacctacaacaaaaatgtcaggataaggaagttccaagtcggagatatggtgttgagaaaagcatttcaaaatactatcaatcctgctgacgagaagctagcaccaaaatgggaaggtccctacttgattgaagctgaagcaggaaagggggcatacaggttgctaaccatggaaggaaacttgttaccaagagcctggaatgctgttcacttaaagaaatatttcatgtgaacatgatccttcatgcatgtgatccttacattgaagtatccttgaaggatcccggagatatcagtgatccttactctggtaatatgcttatcctaaaactattgcattttcttactttttacctaaggataaggatcatgtatccttcatcctctactcacaaaccatttgagttatgatagttcaggtatcttcagcaaatcgtcaaagatctccaaaagcaccacagatccttgggtccaaccccagttatccttgggattatccccagtttccgccagcagcgcacgatgatcctggtatagttcacgtctttgggaccagtacccactttcggggctgacaacctcatcgtactggctatatttaggatcctacgtataatggtagacgtaccatacatccgttcctaaggtttctaacgttttcacgttagctaaggttttgacattttcatgtcactaagtttggatagtcgccagagaagggccatactccagtttacatacgatcctttgggcttgtccccagttatcctatgggcttgtccccagtgatcctctgggatcattctcagttatcctatgggcttgtccccagtgatcctctgggatcatccccagttatcctttgagcatgtccccagttactaatttatcttttacattggcttagtcccaagttatatctcacttttcaggttttggaagtctaaacacataagggtccttaatccttattaactatcaaagtcttatctatgattgccttgattgaaggtaaggatcctaacttgggtcctcaggtatgatccttgactattttgattatattcattatcctaactgacccttatactttgacaaccaaacctatgatccttgaactaaagtacttgGAAAACTTTCAATATCatgatatttgatctaggatcatatcctaagtttggataacatattttcaactcttgctactttaaaatatactacaaaaacaactgagaaacaagaagataaggatgacaacacgagataagccagaaaagttaagttatattattaaacaaaaggatcattaaccctttcaaaaagttgtcaaaattgccaacccacatttctaccagcaaaacgtggcccgtccacatgggttggcaaaaggtgtccattgtctatgcggtcttagcattgtgcaggaaattaaaagcggcaggatcacaaaggcttcatcccccaaacagaggatccctccaccttttgtaatcctacctattgtccaaaggatccaggatccttaaccctaagaaactattgttcagagattacagaccatagctgtctcaaaccatcaacaaccacaaaaaaccactaccaatcctaaaaaattgggctccggcctagtaaaaaatatccatcatcgcccaatcttgcagctcaaaccttcgctgcaccatcaccaccagctccactagcttcaccctgatccttaccaacatctccaccttcaagcatagggatatcctcagcatcatcatcatcctccaactctgccagccttgccttccaaccttccacgtcccatgtacctttgtcaaaggaaggatcttgagcctccgcagccatctgcagctggatcttgtacatggttatcgcagcagaaaccttagcatcctgggtgatatcatgcttctcgtagtctaacttgatcaatgctttgacagcttcatccctggtagcccggagctccttctcaagatcggctatcttgagatccttcagtgCACCCATCTggtggaggtcggcaatttggcgatcctgatcttcaacatggttaacataagtctctatttcagtaagtttctgcaaaaacaacaagatatgacatcagacacaggtgatcctcaaaaaccatcaggataacccacaggggcagtgatcctaacctcgttgacagaatcaaggaattgctgacggaggatggggaatccttgtagatcttcagtagtcttcctcttcttccccttgcctcgaataggtgctttgggagctgatactgaaggactggcagcaggagccttcttctttgaagatgtgacattggcaagatcacttatcccgaatttggaggcagatttgacagacttggcggactttccagcacctacacaatcaaaaacaagataagttgctttattaatcaaacaatcctacatttaatttatattctataaggatacttacttgacatagtggcagatgcagaggatacttcttgagaatcttggacggtgacttggaaacttctaacttcaggatcaagctttttaaaagctaacactctctcttttgcagcaggggttaatttcagatgagcaatggaaatagctgcataaaagaaaaaggaaaaaagacatcagtgatcctcatcatatgagacaggactgatagtgatccttcgaggatcctctaccctaccatgagtggcccattccttgggcagatccttcccatccgggatggaattcctattaacaaagaaaaaccgacgtttccagtttgtatcattcttggtaactttgaagattgggtgatcctccccagctttccgtttcaacaaataccggtgagaaccgaaggtggtgagatcgtaaaactcagctaactccgccatccccagatcaatcccttcctgctcgatgatcctctcgaaggtataaagaaccctccagatcatcggcatagcttggatgtaagagatgccggttaaggaaaagaaagactgggtaaagtctggaaaaggatacgagtaccctatagcaaacggggtagcaggaaaagccacccagacatccgagacaaagtcgctcaaagcagtagaatcaaaggatttaaaaacggcattcgccggaaagcaatgacgaattttgtctacgtgagcatcactaaagcaacacctctccgtaggagaatccttgataatcccctggctttttaagggactatccttcctggaatccttgtgcggagaattccggagcaacatgtttggaacagaaacaaagtagaaacggaaaacagagcaaacagagtagaagcagaaaacagagcaaagagaaaagaaagagagaaagatacctgatcaatcttcggtgcagaatataaagggagtgtatcttgaatttaaatacaaactgatcctcaccctatctcctatttataatcatgatttgcagggattgtcacatccatgacgtaatgatcacaacggctagtccgagcataacggctagtttcttggagtcgcccgttagagataagatcgaaacaaaatataactcgtctatttacaattaactccttatattttgggggcaattgttagggctggatttttattatacgtgatccttataagtgatcctaaccagtgatccttgttcctttggcagacagtgatcctcaggaggacttcaggatcaggatcatgggacattatagtgatccttatattaacggctacttccgctcaatacaatattgttttgcaggaacatctagcaggatatgctctagacatcatgatccagggacgcgtcttcacaaatatggcaagagcttaatcgaagaaagacgttgcacaggatatggaaactatgcttgatttatgggcggctatttaggctagattgtctttatttctaaaggggtaatgagctgataattagtcattttacctaaaataagtcacctacacttgtataaatacccctcttcctcattcggaagaacacacgacacacgacatacgacacaactctcaaacacttagacactcagtgatccttgtactcagctcattactatccgaagttgtaactacatttttattatattgaagttggtgatcggtagttgccatcacccgaggttttttatgccggagatcatacattgatcaagggctttttcctcgtataaatcattgtgtctttgcatcttttatcacagaagtgatcctttactttcataattaaccaagcatcataccccgtttacataaagtttggttacattatccttgtgtgatttttgaccaaaacaaccaCCACCAGCTCCACCAGAAAGTCAACCTATTCCACAAGAAGCTGAAACTTCAAAGCCAAAGAAAACAGTTCTTCCAGATACATTTGAAGGCTTTCTAAACATTCATGGTTAATACAAAGATTACATTCTACTTGATGAAGATTTTGATATGTTTCATGATGCGATGGTTAAAGATCTGAAGAAGAAAGTTAGTATTcttgagaaagagaaagaaaaagctGAGGCTGATCGTGATGAATTAAAGAAGCAGCTTGAGGAGTTGACGAAAGTGAATGAAGAGATAAAGACTGTCATAATCAAGTATGCGAAGAAGATAAAGACTTTGAAAGGAGATGTTGAAGATAACACTCAGCTCTTTGAACAACTCTCTATGGAGATTACTGATCTACATCTAAAGAACAAGAGcttgaatgaaacaaatcagaTGCTGCATCAAATGTTAAGTGATCTTCATGAAGCGTCTGCAAATGAAATAAAAGTGATGAAGCTGGAAGTTGAAGCTCTTAGGGCTGACAAAGCTGTGAAGGATGAGCAGCTCAATATGTTGTACACTGTTATGGAACATCATCTGGGTATCAGCGTTCAATCTATCTACAACAACAAAGAGATTCAAAGGGTTGAAGAGCGAAGGGCTTAGAGAGAAAAAGAGTTGGCTAAGGCTGCAACTCAAAGAAAGAAAGAAGTGATCATAAGGACACAAGAAGTTGGTGGATCTTCAAGTCAACCTGATGTTGAAATGGTAGATGCTGAAGTAGATCAAGCTCAAAGATTCATACTTGTTGGTGAAGCTACTTCTCTCTCTTATAGTTTTGATGACATTATCCGCCGTGTGCAAGTTGAACAAAGAAAAAGGAAGGCGAAAGAACCAGAAGTAATGTTATTACGTtggaaagaagaagagaaagaagtaGAGGAGGAGGAAAAGATTGATGAAGAAGAATTGAAAGACCTCTTTGATGAAATTGACAACTTTGATCCAGCAAATGAttatgatgacgatgatgatcaAGGATCAACGTGGCTTTTGATTGTAAATCCCTCTGTTCAACAACAATCTGATGACTTTCTGAATGATGAAATCAACGAACAAGAGGAGGATCATCACCAGGAGTCTTCTTATTCAGGAAAGAAACATGCTGACCAGGTATTCCTCACACAACCTACTGTTATATACTTAAATGCTCCAGTTGAGGGGGAGATAGAGGTGCCTAGGTCTAGGGCTGAGATGTTGCAAGAGTTGGGTTTAGATGACGGAAAGTTCAATTTTTATATTGAAGATGAGATTCCTTCGTCACCTGAAAAGGAATATGAGTTTAAGTATGCTCATGAAGCTGATAATTACAATGATGTGATAGTTGAAGAAGGATCAGATTCATCTGATGAAGATACAATCTTTCATTATTCTGGAATTGATGAAACATTTCCAACACTTGCTGAAATGTTTAAGGAACAAAATGAAGATGAGGTTAGAAGAAAAGTTGTGGAGAAGATCACTACTGAAGGTATTCCAAGAACTATTCCACGAGAAACTTTAgttgaagaaagaaagaaatggttcaagGTGATGCGAAAAGAGAGAAAGTTCATAAGACCTCTTCAATATTTCACGCATAACGCTGATTTATCATTGGGAGATATTCTTTCATGGGGGTATCTTGAAGATCTGCAGGTCTATGCTATCAGACGGGAACTAGGGGTTCAGTACTTTGAATTCTAGTCAGATATTAAAACCCTCCCGTGGTGGGATGTTGAGGAATTGGTACAAACGAAGAACATAAAGCAATTCTATTAAGGCTTGGATGTGAAGCATCATGATCAACGTTTGTGGAAATACATCAAGCTGCAAGCAGAGAACAGATTTCCAGATTGGAAGCCATAATTTCCAGAAAAAGATATAAAGATTGATCCAGTCACTGGAGAGAAAGACATTACTCTTATAATCAAGCTGCCATGACGTTTGCTAAATATGTCGCTACGTGCTATGGAGCAGGATTTCCATGAAGAATTTCAGGGTTGGATGTACAACCAGAGCACAGCGGAGGCGGTGATTTCTTTGTATGACAAAAAAATTGGAGAATCGAGGAGGATTAGTGTGTTGGATCCTATGTGGCTTGTCAATTGCTCCAAGAAGGACATTGATTGCTTATTCTACAACAAGATCGTCTATGAAAAGCCAGATAAAGTTCAAGCCCAGCAATATCAAAAGTTAGTGAACTTGTGCTACGTGAAAGACATCAATTCTGGCAGATATTAGAAGTCAAAATGGAGAGATTTGGAGATTGATGAGTTCTTGAAGAAGTACAAGCGTAGTCAAAGATTCAAAGAGATTGTTGATAAAGCTGCAAGACTTGGAAGGTACAAGCTGATGAGAACTCCACCAACTGACCAGACACcgattgaaaaagaagaaaacaaGATCCCGAGGTGGGATAGGAAGCGTGATGGTGATCCTGAATACAGAAAGTACCGAAATGAAGTTGGTAGGCCTCTTAGGCATAAGATGATTGCTGAAAGAGAGGAAAAGAGATGACAGAGAGCTAAGGAAAGAAGACGCAGTAGGAAGACAGATTGAAGACTATGCaggaaggaactacagctacatccaagggggagtctgttagtacatatGTCTGTAGCTTCCATCTGCATCGAGTCTTGTGTATTTTGTGCTGTGTATGTACTTTTGTATATGTTTGTTTATGTCTAGACAATTCAGGGAACGACGCGTTATTGTAAAAGTGAAATCCGTCGGACGACGtatgtcatccgatcggatggccatccgatcagatcaccatccgatcgggtgacacttCTCCATTCCCTGGTTGCCTATAAATAGTAGGCTAGTGCATTGTGTCTAGAACCTTTTGCTGAACATTGTAGCGAGGCTCTGCTTGTCTTACTTTCTACCGGAACCTCTGTATTTTCACTATCATTCAATAGAATTCAGACGCATTAAATGTTGAACTTTTCGTTGTTGATTCTTTGACATTATCAAGGGATTCCGCACCTTGATTCTGATCGATCCAGCCACGTTCTACTCGAACAGATCCTGCGAGACGGCCTAACAGTTGTAAACGAAAATTAAAAAAGGGAATTATTGTAATTGtaaacgaaaataaaaaaaaattactataAAAATTCGTGACTTTTAAATTTGAAAAAATTAAGTATGAATAACTTCCTTAAAATAATGCCCCACTATTTTCCCGCCAAAAACCAAATCTAGAGTCCCTAAAAACAAGACACTTGTCCCacatttattttcatttattatacATAAACAGATTTAAATGATAAAAAGATATCTATATTAATTGTTATTGTAGTCCTTGCCTAACAAATGAGTGTTTTCGTCAgtaattattgattttttttgttgAACGGCAAAATTCTATGATTAATAGAACCGGGCCAGCATATGCTGTAAAAACCCAAAGTACAGTACAGAAAAGAaaagcaaacaaaacaaaacaaagacCGACTACACCCAATGATTATTCTACTATCTCACTATATCTCTAATGTTGAAATCCGCCCATCGCTCCCATACTATATCCCGAATTTTGATATGCTTTTCAACCAAATGAAACTGTCCGCCATTATCTTTTCTGCTATCTCGCTGCTATTTCGGATATTACCTTCAAACTCCTTTTCGTTTCGAGACTTCCATATGTTCCACATGGTAGTTTGAACCACAACGCTAATAATTTTCTTCCAATCCTTCGATCCTGTTAATCCGTTAGCGTATTCTATTGCTTCTCTACACCCTTGGAATTCGGTGGCCGCTGGTAGCTTTAGCCATATTAATATATTTTTCCAAACTGCCTTTGATGATATGCAACCGCATATAACATGGTCTGCCGTTTCCTCTTCTGCCTCGCATCTTGAACATAACTGGTTGGTGATTGGAATCCTTCGCCTAATGAGTTCCTTTTTTACTGGAATTCTTCCGATCGTCGCTCTCCACGTGAAGTAACTGACTTTCGGTGGTACCCACCTATTCCAGTTCTTCCATCTTTCCTCTACTCCGGCGCCATCTTGTTTGATTATCTGTTTCCTTATCTCCGCAACCGAGAATTCACCTTTTTCAGCCGTCTTCCATTCCAGCTATCCTCTCCAGATTTAAATTTCATGTTGTTTAATTGTTGTAACATGCTGGTCCATTGTGCCCATTCCTCTTCCGTGTTTGGTGGCCTTGCCCAACCTATGCTCCACTGGTTTTCATTCTCTAGCTTGATGACACAGTCTGCCACTTTCACTTGTCTGTTTGTTGCAATCTTGAAAAGCGCGGGATATATCTCCTTAAATATCTTACCACCACACCAATTATCTAGCCAAAACTTCACTGTATTTCCTGTTCCCACCTCTACTACAATCTCTTCTGCTGTCGAAATTCCTATGCCTCCAAGCTCTTTACCTGCAGCAACAATATCTTTCCAAATACCTGCATATTTATTATTAATCGGCATAATTTTATAGCATCTATTACTGACATGTATGGATCTTATCACTTTTGTCCATAGCTCCTCCGGTTTCGTTTTATATTTCCACCACCACTTTGCCATGAGTGCAAGATTTGCACTTCTCAAATCGCCCAAACCGAATCCGCCTAGTTGTTTCGGTTTTGTCATCTTTCCCCAAGCTATCCATCGTATTTTATATTTTCCAGCATTCCTACCCCATATAAAGTCTCTTCTAATTGTGTCCAAAGCTTTTATGACCTTTTTTGGGGCTAAATACATGGAGAAGAAATAATTTGGGAGAGCCCCCATCACCGCTTTAGCTAGCACCATTCTGCCAGCAAACGATAGACACTTAGCTTTCCATGCCGATAGCTTCTTGTTGAATTCATCTAGAACTATCTTCCAGTATTTCTCTCTTTTCATGTTTGCACCAATCGTTAGACCAAGGAAGTTGAACGGCATTGATCCTATCTTACAATTTAAAGTTCCAGCCATTCCTTCGATCTCCGCGTCTTCTGCTCCTAGTCCATATAAACTTGACTTGTTTAAATTAACCTTTAAACCTATACATAATGAAAAACATCTCAAAATACGGTTAAGATTCAATATATTTGTTTCGGACCATTCTCCCATGAATAACACATCATCCGCATAGCATAGATGTGTTACGGGCCATCATTTGGTGTGTTGATTCCTCTGAAAACGCCTCTCTTTACTGCCCTCTTCATGATCACGTCTAACGCCTCCATTTCTAGGATAAAGAGAGACGGTGATAATGGATCTCCTTGACGTAACCCTTTTTGTAGTTTAAATTCCGACGTAGGCGACCCACTCACAAGCACCGATGCCCAGCTTGACTTTAGGCATGCACCAACCCATTTCGTCCGTCCATCTGCTCGGAAATCCCATTGCTTTCAAATTTGATAGAAGAAATTTCCAATTGATCGAGTCGTATGCTTTCTCAAAATCTACCTTGAAAATAAACATCTTCTTCTTGCTCTTCTTTGCCCAAGATATGATATCGCTTGTGATTAAAGGTCCGTCAAAGATGGATCTGCCTTCAACAAAAGCCGTCTGCACCGGGTCCACTATGCACGGGATTACCTTCTTTAACCAGCAGGCTAAAATTTTTGCAATTATTTTATATATCACACCAATCAAGGAAATTGGTCTATACTCCTCTATTGACTGCGGATATCTAACTTTAGGGATTAGTGCGATAAACGAAGCATTACATCCTCTTTCTATGAAAGCTCTATCATAGAAATCATTTAGTACACCACCGAATTTGTCTTTTAGTTGTTCCCAAAATCTTTTAATGAACTTGAAAGAGAATCCATCTGGGCCAGGGGCCCTATCACTGCCACACGCCCATACTGCCTTTTTTATTTCTTCATTTGAGAATCGTTCAGTTAATGAATTTGCCTGCTCCTTTGTGATTTTCTTAAAACCCCTACCATCAAGCGAAGGTCTATTTTTTATTGGTTCCGAGAACCGTGCCATGAATCTTGCTCTAACGTCCTCCTTGATTGCTTTTGGATCCGTTACCATGACGCCATTAATCTTCATAGTGCTGATGCGATTCCGTGCCTTTCTACAGTTTATGAGTCTGTGGAAGAAATTGGAGCTCTCATCCCCAAGTTTTGCCCATTTAAGTTTTGCCTTTTGTTTTAAATCCTTTAATCTCTTCCTCTCATAGTTTCTTATTTTCCATTTTCCAAGTACTCTGCTCTCCTTCTCCGTTTCCGTGAGTCTCCTGGTTTCCGCCACCTTCTCAATATTTTCCACTTCCTTTGTCGCATCCTGCACTTCCTTCTCCTCTTTTGACTTCGTTGTCCGCCTCCATTCTTTAATGCCTATCTTAAGATTTTTTAGAATGTTCGCCATCTCTATCATGTTATTACCCCCATAGGTTGATTCCTCCATAACAATCCTTATTACTTCACCTATGCCTTCGTCTTCCAACCAGCTATTATAGAACCTAAACGGTATCGGCCCAAAATCAACGTTAGCACAAGCTAATATAAGTGGACTATGGTCCGATAAGTGTTTGGTTAATGCTTCGAATCTTGCCGCCGGCCATTTGTTCATAAACGAATCACATACTAGGATCCTATCTATTTTACTAAGATTCGACCCGTCGTCCGACATGTACGTGAATTTGTGACCTCCCATCTAGTATTCTACCAGTCCCGCTTCGGCTATAAAATTGTTGAACAACGTTACTCCATCGTTATCGAATCTAGAATTCATCCTTTCTTGTTCCTCTCGTACCTCGTTAAAATCGCCCGCCATAATCCATATTCCTTCGCTTAATGATTCTTTAATTTCTTTTAACTCTTCCCACAACGTTCTTCTTCTCATGACGTCGTTTGGAGCGTATACGTTTACTATGTTAATATACGTATTACTTCCGGCCAGAAACCCACTAGTTAATAAAAATGAGTCGTGCTTAACGACTCTCTGCTTTGAAAAGACCCCTGGATCCCAGGCCGAAATCAAACCCCCCGACCTTCCTCTCGCATCTACTGACTCCCATTCCATGTCCGCTTTACCCCAATATCTACCTACCGTTATTTGATCCATATTTGATACCTGCACTTCTTGTATACACAAAAACGAAACTTTGTTATCCTTAACTAACTTACTAATCCAACTTGGCTTTTCCACACCCCAGTTCCTCTTATATTTATGACCAAATAGTTCATGTCGCACCGTTGGACTCCAATTCCTCCCTTACGGCACTTACCACTTCCTGCCGGTTGTTGGATACCCTTATTCCAATCAGTTTTCAAATCTTTATTGTAGCCTCAGTCTCCTCATGCATGTTCAGGCTCGGTTCTTAATTTAAATCGAAAGTTCGATCAATTGTATCCAAGGCTTCGTCATTTATGTACTGGCCAGCATCTAGAGCTCCATCCTCTGTTCTGATTCTCTTATTAGT
This is a stretch of genomic DNA from Helianthus annuus cultivar XRQ/B chromosome 16, HanXRQr2.0-SUNRISE, whole genome shotgun sequence. It encodes these proteins:
- the LOC110881199 gene encoding uncharacterized protein LOC110881199 yields the protein MGGHKFTYMSDDGSNLSKIDRILVCDSFMNKWPAARFEALTKHLSDHSPLILACANVDFGPIPFRFYNSWLEDEGIGEVIRIVMEESTYGGNNMIEMANILKNLKIGIKEWRRTTKSKEEKEVQDATKEVENIEKVAETRRLTETEKESRVLGKWKIRNYERKRLKDLKQKAKLKWAKLGDESSNFFHRLINCRKARNRISTMKINGVMVTDPKAIKEDVRARFMARFSEPIKNRPSLDGRGFKKITKEQANSLTERFSNEEIKKAVWACGSDRAPGPDGFSFKFIKRFWEQLKDKFGGVLNDFYDRAFIERGCNASFIALIPKVRYPQSIEEYRPISLIGVIYKIIAKILACWLKKVIPCIVDPVQTAFVEGRSIFDGPLITSDIISWAKKSKKKMFIFKVDFEKAYDSINWKFLLSNLKAMGFPSRWTDEMGWCMPKVKLGIGACLKVNLNKSSLYGLGAEDAEIEGMAGTLNCKIGSMPFNFLGLTIGANMKREKYWKIVLDEFNKKLSAWKAKCLSFAGRMVLAKAVMGALPNYFFSMYLAPKKVIKALDTIRRDFIWGRNAGKYKIRWIAWGKMTKPKQLGGFGLGDLRSANLALMAKWWWKYKTKPEELWTKVIRSIHVSNRCYKIMPINNKYAGIWKDIVAAGKELGGIGISTAEEIVVEVGTGNTVKFWLDNWCGGKIFKEIYPALFKIATNRQVKVADCVIKLENENQWSIGWLEWKTAEKGEFSVAEIRKQIIKQDGAGVEERWKNWNRWVPPKVSYFTWRATIGRIPVKKELIRRRIPITNQLCSRCEAEEETADHVICGCISSKAVWKNILIWLKLPAATEFQGCREAIEYANGLTGSKDWKKIISVVVQTTMWNIWKSRNEKEFEGNIRNSSEIAEKIMADSFIWLKSISKFGI